The following is a genomic window from Anaerolineales bacterium.
GATCATGCCATGCTGCGACCAGATCGGGCTGTTCCACTTCCATTCTTCGATCACGTCCGGCAGGGTCTTCTGGATCACCTGGCGGATTTGAGCCAAGCGTTCACCGCGCCATCCCCCGGTCTTGGCAATGTATTCGTCGATCTTCTGGCTGGCATCCATCATCAACCTCCTCAGGCTTTGGTGTCGGTTTCTGCCATGCGCGCCCGAACCAGGGCATGCACCAGTTCCTCCGGCAGCGGCTGCTCAGGCTGAAAACGCACGGTACCTTTGGAGGTATTGTAGCCCGCCAGCAGTTCAGCATGCGCTTCCATCACCACCGGGCTCTGCACGAAAAAGGAACAATGTATTTTGGCTGCCGCGTAGGATACCAGCGGCCGGCCTTTGTACTTGAACGCCGGCACGCCGTAGCTGATCATCTCAATCGCCTCGGGCGCCGCCGCGCGGATCTGGGCGCGCAAGCGCTCCAGAGCGGAGCGCTGTTCGGCGGGTACTCCCGCCAGAAAGCTCTCCACATCTTGCAGGGCGGCCGGGTCTTGGGTTGGTTTGGCTGGGCACATGTGTCGATCATACTGTGTGAGCAGAGTGCAACGTCGTGACGTCGCACTCTGCTCAAAGGACTATTCGCCGGCCGTCTTCAAATACTCGACCAGGCGGTCCCAGGTCTCAGTAATGCCTTGTTCCACGCCCATCTCAATGATCGTCTGCAAATGCTCCGCCGCAGGGTATACCGTGCGACTGACCACTTTGGTGCCACCCTCCACCTCGATGAACTCATTGGTGATATCGGCCACCGGCATGTTGACGGTTTTGTTGCCGTCACTGTCAGAGAAGGCATCTTTGTACATAAAGCTATCGGGAGCCGAGATGGCCTCGTATTCCGCCAAGCCCCAGGATTCCATCGGCTTGCCGTCTTCGCCAGGGCCGCTCATCATGTAATGCCAGCGGCCGCCAGGGCGAAAGTCCATCTCGCAATGGGTCAGGTCCCAGCCGTGCGGCCCCCACCAGTGCTTGAGGTGCTCGCACTCCGTAAAGGCCGCCCAAACCAATTCACGCGGGGCGGCAAAGGTGCGTTCCAGGTACAGCTCGGCGCCTTCGGCCTTGATAATCATTTTGTCATTCATCTCTATCTCCTTTTGCCAAAAAAATTTAAAGCATACTCATGACCAGCGCTTCAAGCCGGTCGTACAGTTCGGCGGCGCCTTCTTCCATGCCCGATTCGATGATGCCGTCGCGGCTGGCTTTATCCGGGAAGCTGTTGGTTTCCACAATGCGCGTTTGCGCCCCAAGATCCTCGAACGTAGTGGTGACCAGCCCCACAACCCCGGGCATCGGTTCAAACTCGAAGGTATGCACCAAACGCTCGGGGGGAGTCACTTCTCGATATTCGCCGCGGAAAGCATACTCATTGCCATCCGCATCACGCTGGATGTAGCGCCATTGGCCTCCAGGGCGCACATCCATTTGGTCCACGATCGTGGTCACCGCCGCTGGCCCCCACCATTGCGGCACACTTTGTGGATCGGTGTAGACCTTGTAGACCAGCTCACGCGGGGCGTTCAAGACACGCGTCAGCAAAAAATCGGTGTCAGAGGTCAGAGTCATTTCAAGCTTGTTCTTCGCATTTTCCATGTCAGGCTCCTGTTGGGTAAATGGACTCGCAGGCCGCGAGTTAAATCGCAGGGGAATGCTTAATGCCTTCATAGGCGCGCTGCAGGGCAGCCAGGTCGAACTTCTTCATCTGCAAGAACGCCTGGGTCACCCGCTCCAACTGCTCACGGTCTGCCGTCTGCAGCATCTCATCGAGGGCGCTGGGCGAAATTTGCCAGGACAGGCCGAACTTGTCCTTCAGCCAGCCGCACTGTTCGGCCTCGGGCACGGCAGACAGCTTGTCCCAGTAGTAGTCGATCTCTTCCTGGGTCTCACAATTGACCAGAAAAGAGATCGCCTCGTTGAACTGGAACAAAGGGCCGGCACTGATCGCCATGAAAGGCTGGCCGTCCAGCTCAAACGAAACAATCTCGCAATCTCCGGAAGGAGTGCCATACAGAGTGGAGACATTGGTGATCCGTGAGTTCGGGAAGACCGAGCAATAGAACTCAGCCGCTTCCTTGGCTTGCTGGTCGTACCAGAGGTGGGGGGTGATCTTGAATTTCATAGAATCTCCTAAGGGGTGTTTTCAAGCGAAGTGGTGTCATCCTGGTCGGCCTGCAGCTTTTGCAAGTACTCATCCAGGCGATCGTAGCTTTCTTCCCAGTTGCGGCGGTAGCGCTCCAGCCATTGGGAAACATCGCGCAGCGGCTCAGCCTGCAAGCGGGCGGGGCGCCACTGGGCGTCCCGCCCTCGGGCGATCAGCCCGGCCTTCTCCAGCACCTTAAGGTGCTTGGAGATGGCCGGCTGGCTGATAGCGAAAGGCGCCGCCAGTTCGTTGACCGCCGCCTGGCCGTGCGAAAGCCGTTCCAGGATCGCCCGGCGGGTCGGGTCTGCTAAAGCGGAGAACGTAAGGGTCAGGGCATCTGTACTCATAATTCACCTACTAGTTATATAACTGTACAGTTATATACACGAGATGACTGAAAATGTCAAGGCCGTTTAGTTGCTTCTGCTTCCGACTTCTGGTAGTGAGCTACAGCTAGGGGTTATGGTGAGAAGAAAGGCAAATGAATGCAGAACTTAGAAGTAAAACGAGGCGGAGAGGGAGGGATTCGAACCCTCGATACCTTGCGGTATACGCGCTTTCCAAGCGCGCGCACTAGGCCAGACTATGCGACCTCTCCCAGATTGGGCGGCGAAATTATAGCACGTCTCTCAGGAAGGTTTACAATCCGCAGCCATGAGCACAACCATCTATCTCGGCTTGGGCAGCAACCTGGGCGACCGGCAGGCGGCGCTGGATGCCGCCTGTGCCGCGCTGGGGCCGCAGGTGCGTATGCTGCGCCGCTCGCCATTATATGAAACCGCCCCCTGGGGCTACACCGAGCAGGACGACTTCCTCAACCAGGTGGTGGAGGCTGAGACTGAGCTCAACCCCGAAGAACTTCTGCCGGCGCTCAAAGGCGTCGAGCAGCAGCTTGGCCGCCAGCGGCGTTTCCGCAACGGCCCGCGCGAGATCGACATCGACCTGCTCTTGTACGGCCAGCAGCAGCTGACGGTGCAAACCGCCGCCGGGGTCTTGCAAGTCCCCCACCCCGGCCTGGCCGAGCGCGCCTTTGTGCTCGTGCCATTGGCTGATCTGGCGCCAGACCTGCGCATCCCGGGCCAGCCAGCCAGCATCGCCGAGCTGCTCAGCCAACTGGATACCACCGGCATCCGCCCCTATCCCGAGGAGCCACAATGAAATCGCTGCAGATCGGGAGCCACGCCTTCGACTGGGGCAGCCGCACCTATGTCATGGGCATCCTCAACATCACCCCCGACAGCTTCTCCGGCGACGGCTTGGCCGCTGGGGAGGATGCGGTGGCGGCGGCGTTGGCGCAGGCACGCGGTTTCATTGAAGCCGGTGTGGACATGTTGGACGTGGGCGGCGAGAGCACTCGCCCAGGCTCGGAAACCATCAGCGCTGCCGAGGAGATCGCCCGAGTGGTGCCCGTGGTGCAAGCTCTGGCCGCCGAAACCGACATCCCCATCTCGATCGACACCTACAAAGCGGAAACAGCCGCAGCAGCCCTGGATGCCGGCGCCAGCCTGATCAACGACGTCTGGGGGCTGCGCGCCGACCCGGCTCTGGGGCCACTGGCCGCTGCACACGATGTGCCGATCATTCTGATGCACAATCGCAGCAATCCGCAAAATGCGGAGCTGCGCGAGCGTCTGGGTGGCCGCTATGTGGGCGTGGAATACGAAAATCTATTGGAAGACATCAAGAGCGAACTGCTGGGCAGCGTAGCCCTGGCCCGCGCCGCCGGTATCCCAGACGAGCACATCATCCTGGATCCCGGCATCGGCTTCGGCAAGACCCGCGAGCAGAACCTGGAGCTGCTCAACCGCACGGATGCGATTTGCGCACTGGGCTTCCCGGTACTGGTCGGTCCTTCGCGTAAGTCTTTCATTGGCTACACGCTGGACCTGCCCCCCGATCAGCGCGTCGAGGGCACCGCCGCCGCTGCCGCAGTGGCGATCACCCGCGGCGCAGACATTATCCGAGTGCATGATGTCCAAGCCTTGGTGCGCGTGGCGCGCATGACCGATGCAATCGTGAGGCAGCCCTAAGCTATAAGCTCTAGGCCGTAAGCTGGCGGCTTGCAGCTCAAGCCGACTAAGCCATATGCCATCAGCTAAAGCTTATGGCTTACAGCTTAGGGCGGAGAATCTTTTCCATAACAAGCGCATCCTCTCCCCCAAAGTAGTAGCGCGGCCAAACATCGACTTGCACATAGCCGCTGCGCTGGTACAGTCGCTGGGCGCTGTGGTTGCTGACCCGCACCATCAGGCGCATGCGCGGCATGCCGCAGCGCTCCTCGGCGATGCGCAGCAACTCAGCGCCGATGCCCCTGCCGCGGTAGTCCGGATGCACAGCGATCGTGGCGATCCAGGCCAGTTGCTCACCGCGCTTCGGGTCGGCCGCTACAAAGCCCGCCAGACGGTCG
Proteins encoded in this region:
- a CDS encoding DUF1801 domain-containing protein, translated to MCPAKPTQDPAALQDVESFLAGVPAEQRSALERLRAQIRAAAPEAIEMISYGVPAFKYKGRPLVSYAAAKIHCSFFVQSPVVMEAHAELLAGYNTSKGTVRFQPEQPLPEELVHALVRARMAETDTKA
- a CDS encoding SRPBCC domain-containing protein, with the translated sequence MNDKMIIKAEGAELYLERTFAAPRELVWAAFTECEHLKHWWGPHGWDLTHCEMDFRPGGRWHYMMSGPGEDGKPMESWGLAEYEAISAPDSFMYKDAFSDSDGNKTVNMPVADITNEFIEVEGGTKVVSRTVYPAAEHLQTIIEMGVEQGITETWDRLVEYLKTAGE
- a CDS encoding SRPBCC family protein → MENAKNKLEMTLTSDTDFLLTRVLNAPRELVYKVYTDPQSVPQWWGPAAVTTIVDQMDVRPGGQWRYIQRDADGNEYAFRGEYREVTPPERLVHTFEFEPMPGVVGLVTTTFEDLGAQTRIVETNSFPDKASRDGIIESGMEEGAAELYDRLEALVMSML
- a CDS encoding VOC family protein produces the protein MKFKITPHLWYDQQAKEAAEFYCSVFPNSRITNVSTLYGTPSGDCEIVSFELDGQPFMAISAGPLFQFNEAISFLVNCETQEEIDYYWDKLSAVPEAEQCGWLKDKFGLSWQISPSALDEMLQTADREQLERVTQAFLQMKKFDLAALQRAYEGIKHSPAI
- a CDS encoding winged helix-turn-helix transcriptional regulator, with translation MSTDALTLTFSALADPTRRAILERLSHGQAAVNELAAPFAISQPAISKHLKVLEKAGLIARGRDAQWRPARLQAEPLRDVSQWLERYRRNWEESYDRLDEYLQKLQADQDDTTSLENTP
- the folK gene encoding 2-amino-4-hydroxy-6-hydroxymethyldihydropteridine diphosphokinase, producing MSTTIYLGLGSNLGDRQAALDAACAALGPQVRMLRRSPLYETAPWGYTEQDDFLNQVVEAETELNPEELLPALKGVEQQLGRQRRFRNGPREIDIDLLLYGQQQLTVQTAAGVLQVPHPGLAERAFVLVPLADLAPDLRIPGQPASIAELLSQLDTTGIRPYPEEPQ
- the folP gene encoding dihydropteroate synthase — its product is MKSLQIGSHAFDWGSRTYVMGILNITPDSFSGDGLAAGEDAVAAALAQARGFIEAGVDMLDVGGESTRPGSETISAAEEIARVVPVVQALAAETDIPISIDTYKAETAAAALDAGASLINDVWGLRADPALGPLAAAHDVPIILMHNRSNPQNAELRERLGGRYVGVEYENLLEDIKSELLGSVALARAAGIPDEHIILDPGIGFGKTREQNLELLNRTDAICALGFPVLVGPSRKSFIGYTLDLPPDQRVEGTAAAAAVAITRGADIIRVHDVQALVRVARMTDAIVRQP
- a CDS encoding GNAT family N-acetyltransferase produces the protein MSAPMLDHGKPIEYLPATLWDLGAVRELERISFELDAWPLIEMIGVLSLPGIERWKAVDNDRLAGFVAADPKRGEQLAWIATIAVHPDYRGRGIGAELLRIAEERCGMPRMRLMVRVSNHSAQRLYQRSGYVQVDVWPRYYFGGEDALVMEKILRPKL